One window of Rhipicephalus sanguineus isolate Rsan-2018 unplaced genomic scaffold, BIME_Rsan_1.4 Seq11471, whole genome shotgun sequence genomic DNA carries:
- the LOC119376287 gene encoding uncharacterized protein LOC119376287, producing the protein MAPGVLLIWLGCYISNGHASSEMRRTGIYITISSYSGFWSYGHFELNWFGIPNEHIGVTYAVLTTRNPPKASADVLSIVPITRATDRYTTSAPAPTFNVSTLMKGECLGYWAVVIDNTYKPWDPVVLHSSCFTPKPRWMRQHCCTLSTLSLLDMLIPGTHNSGMYNKGYTHPHQEYLYNQDQDITQQLAYGIRSLDLRVQYSSGVFYVTHSRTRGWPTIEQVLREVREFVQATGELVLLDFHRFTKGFDVGYDNVTARHLKLVKLIVKELNDVLLRKEYYLMRLNEIFDQCENKTKPSGHVIVFYNYEDYSGEYQQFLAPGVHHKWPNAQSEGALMKYLRKHACVHQSSSNLVSIMTELTPSFPSLVIGNRRAAQWINHDVTEYFRGKGPNCYGIIATDYFLGNAIIEATIEANLEKGRAGLFVYHYRPHRYCKASDTR; encoded by the coding sequence AAATGCGAAGGACCGGCATCTACATTACAATATCCTCATACAGCGGATTCTGGAGCTATGGGCACTTCGAGCTGAACTGGTTCGGCATTCCCAATGAGCATATAGGAGTGACCTACGCGGTGCTAACAACGAGGAATCCTCCGAAGGCGTCTGCTGACGTTCTATCCATAGTACCTATTACACGAGCTACAGACAGATATACGACGAGTGCACCAGCACCAACCTTTAATGTCAGCACTTTGATgaaaggggaatgtctcggctaTTGGGCCGTCGTGATTGACAACACGTACAAGCCTTGGGATCCAGTCGTACTGCATTCTTCGTGCTTCACACCCAAGCCTAGATGGATGCGGCAGCATTGCTGCACGCTCTCAACGCTCAGCCTTTTGGACATGCTCATTCCTGGCACGCACAATTCTGGCATGTACAACAAGGGGTACACACATCCGCACCAGGAGTACCTGTATAACCAGGACCAAGACATCACACAACAGCTGGCATACGGCATTCGTAGCCTGGATTTGAGGGTCCAGTATTCCAGTGGCGTGTTTTACGTGACCCACAGCAGAACCAGGGGGTGGCCCACCATAGAACAAGTTCTCCGAGAAGTTCGTGAATTCGTGCAAGCGACAGGCGAACTTGTGCTTTTAGATTTCCACAGGTTCACGAAGGGTTTCGACGTAGGCTATGATAACGTCACAGCGCGGCATTTAAAGCTTGTGAAGCTAATCGTTAAAGAGCTGAATGATGTTCTTCTAAGAAAGGAATACTATTTGATGAGATTGAATGAAATATTTGACCaatgcgaaaacaaaacaaagccgAGCGGTCACGTTATAGTGTTCTACAATTATGAAGACTACAGCGGAGAGTATCAACAATTCTTGGCACCCGGTGTGCATCATAAATGGCCCAATGCGCAGAGCGAAGGCGCCCTCATGAAATATCTGAGAAAACATGCATGTGTACACCAAAGTAGTAGCAATCTGGTTTCGATAATGACAGAGCTCACACCGTCCTTTCCGTCTCTTGTTATTGGAAACCGTCGTGCGGCACAGTGGATTAACCACGATGTTACCGAATATttcaggggaaaagggccgaacTGTTACGGCATTATTGCTACAGATTACTTCTTAGGCAACGCCATAATTGAGGCGACTATCGAGGCCAACCTAGAAAAAGGGCGCGCGGGATTATTTGTATATCATTATAGACCCCATCGCTATTGCAAAGCATCTGACACCAGGTAG